GCCGCGGCAGTTCGACGCCGGCGCCCTCGACGCCATGCTGCGCCAGTCCCGCGCCCCGAAGGTCCAGGACTGGCTCGTGAACTACGTGGTGAAGAGGTCCCCACACGCCGAGGAGCTGCGCGTGGCCTGGCTGGCCGACGACGACCCGGTGGTCACGGCCGCCGGGTGGGCGCTGACGAGCGAGCGCGTGCAGAAGACGCCCGAGGGGCTCGACCTGCCCGGCCTGCTGGACGTCATCGAGGCGCGGATGCTCCGCGCCCCGGACCGGCTGCAGTGGGCGATGAACACGGCTCTGGCCACGATCGGCATCCACCACCCTGCCCTGCGGGCCCGGGCCGTCGGGATCGGCGAGCGCCTCGGGGTGCTCAAGGACTACCCCACGCCTCCGGGCTGCACCTCGCCGTACGCGCCGGCGTGGATCGCCGAGATCGTCCGCCGGCAGGAGGACTCCGCCTGAGGACTGCTCAGAACCAGGTGCGGGGGAACCGCTCGCCCCGCACCAGGGTGGCGTGCCACTCCAGGGCGGTGGAGTCGGTGAGGGAGGCCACCTGGTCGATGACCACGCGGCGCCGGGCCCGGTCGTCGCCCGCCTCGCGCCAGTCCCCGGCGAACATGGGGTCCAGGTAGCGGTCCCCGGTCGCGGCGAGCAGCTCGACGAGCTCGGTCAGCAGCTCGCGCTGGCGGGCGTACAGCGGCTGGCGCGCCTCGGAGCCCATGACGTAGGCGGCGGCGATGCCCTTCATCGTGGCGATCTCCGTCTCGGTCTCCGCCGGGACCACCACGTCCGCGCCGTGCCGGGTGAGCGGGTCGTTGCCGAAGACCTCGCGCGTGGCGTCGAACGCCGCGGTGGAGAACCGGCCGATGAGCTGGCTGGTCATGTCCTTCAGGGCGGCCCGCGAGCGCCGGGTGCCGTCCGCCTCGCCGACCCACACGCGGGTGGCCTCCAGCCGCGCGAGGGCGGCCTCGATCTCCTCGGTCCCGGTCTCCGGCAGGTACCACTGGCGCGTGCACTCCACGACGTGGGCGCGCTGGGCCGGGTCCCGCAGCCAGTGCAGCTGGAACTGCCCGTTGACGATCCCGTCCTCGACGTCGTGGACCGAGTAGGAGATGTCGTCCGCCAGGTCCATGACCTGGGCCTCCATCGACTTGCGGGTGCCGGCGATCCCGGTGCGGAACCACGTGAACACGGCCAGGTCGTCCGCGTAGACGCCGAACTTGCGGCTGCGGGTGCCGTCCGCGCGCACGGGGGCGTCCTCGCGGGCCCACGGGTACTTGCACGCGGCGTCCAGCGAGGCACGGGTGAGGTTCAGCCCGGCCGAGGTCCCGTCCGGGAAGGACTTCTTGGTCTCCAGCCGGGCCAGCAGGCGCAGGGTCTGGGCATTGCCCTCGAAGCCGCCGATGTCCTGGCTCAGCGCGTCCAGCGCGCGCTCGCCGTTGTGCCCGAAGGGCGGGTGGCCGAGGTCGTGGGACAGGCACGCGGCGTCCACCACGTCCGGGTCGCAGCCCAGGGACCGGCCCAGTTCGCGGCCGACCTGGGCCACCTCGAGGGAGTGGGTCAGCCGGGTGCGGGCGAAGTCGTCCTCGTCCGGGGCCACGACCTGCGTCTTCGCGCCCAGCCGGCGCAGGGCCGAGGAGTGCAGGATCCGGGCGCGGTCCCGCTCGAAGTCCGAGCGGTAGGAGTTCTTCGGCGGCTCCGGCAGCCACCGCTCGCGGTCCCACGCGGAGTACCCCGGCAGGGCGGCCGGCCGGCCGGCGTAGGGCGGTCGGCCCTCCGGTCCGAAGAGCACCTCCTGGCGGTGCCAGAGCGGCCGGGCCGGCCGGGTCCCGCCCGCCGCGCCCGACGCCGGCTCAGCCACCGGAGACGTCCAGCTCGGCGGCCGCGATCAGCGCCTTCTGCTCGGCGTCGAGCTCGCGCGAGTCCAGCCAGCCGTCCGGCAGGTGCGGGCGCTTGGGCGAGCCGGCGCGCCCGCGCGGGCCCTCGGCGTCGGGGCCGGGGTACGGCGCGGTGGGGTCCAGCTCGTCCAGCAGGGCGCGCAGCGTGGCCAGGTCCGGGACCTGGGCCAGCCGGGCGCGCAGCTCGCCGCCGACCTGGTAGCCCTTGAAGTACCAGGCCACGTGCTTGCGGATGTCCCGCAGGGCCTTGTCCTCGTCCCCGCCGAAGGTGTCCACGAGCAGCTCGGCGTGCCGGTAGAAGGTGTCCGCGACCTTCGCCAGGCCGGGCCGGAACCGCTCGTCGGAGCCCTCGAAGGCGTTCTGCAGGTCCCCGAACAGCCAGGGCCGGCCCTGGCAGCCGCGGCCGACGACGACGCCGTCGACCCCGGTGTGGCGGACCATCGCGATGGCGTCCTCGGCGCTCCAGATGTCCCCGTTGCCGAGCACCGGGATGTCCGGCAGCGCCTCGCGCAGCCGCGCGATGGAGTCCCAGTCGGCCGTGCCGGAGTAGTGCTGCTCCATGGTCCGCCCGTGCAGGGCGACGGCGGCGACGCCGAGGTCCCGGGCGGTGCGGCCGGCGTCCAGGTAGGTCAGGTGGTCCTCGTCGATGCCGCGGCGCATCTTCACGGTGACCGGGACGTCCTTCCTCGACGCCTCCCGCACGGCGGCGCCGACGATCGAGGCGAACAGCTCGGACTTCCACGGCAGCGCCGAGCCGCCGCCGCGCTTGGTCACCTTGGGCACGGGGCAGCCGAAGTTCAGGTCCACGTGGTCCGCGCGGTCCTCCTCCACCAGCATGCGCACGGCCTGGGCGGTGGTCACCGGGTCCACCGAGTACACCTGCACCGAGCGTGGGGTCTCGTCCGGGTCGTGGTGGATGATCCGCAGCGACTCGGGCCGGCGCTCCACGAGGGCGCGGGCCGTGACCATCTCGGAGACGTAGAGCCCGCCGCCGTACTCGCGGCACAGGCGGCGGAAGGCGTTGTTGGTGATGCCGGCCATCGGGGCCAGCACCACGGGCACGTCGATGGTCAGCGGGCCCAGGTGCAGGGCGGGCAGGTTCAGCCGCTCCGGCGCCGGGGCCGTGGCGGGGGTGCGCTGGGAGGCATCGGTCACGGCGGTCATTCCACCCATTATCCCAGAGTCGGGCCGCGGCCGCGGCGGCGCCCGCCGGGACCGGGCGAACCGCGCGGGAGGGCGGGTGGGAGCACGGCCGGGAGGCCGGGTGGAGGCCCGGCGGGCGGGAGGCGGGCGAGGGGTGGAAGAACGCCGGTGACTGGGGTGTTATGGCCAGCATGACCGCACGGAAGAAGATCGGGTTCCTGAACTTCGGGCACTGGAGCAGCGCGCCCGGCTCCCACACCCCGGACCCCGCCGCGACGCTGACCCAGACGATCGAGATGGCGGTGGCCGCGGAGGAGGCCGGCATGGACGGCGCCTGGGTCCGGTCCCACCACTTCCAGCACATGATCTCCGCCCCCTTCCCGCTGCTGGCGGCCATGGGCCAGGCCACGAGCACCATCCAGCTCGGCACGGGCGTGATCGACCTGCGCTACGAGAACCCGCTGTACATGGCCGAGGAGGCGGCGACGGCGGACCTCATCTCCGGCGGCCGGCTGCAGCTGGGCATCTCCCGCGGCTCGCCGGAGGCGGCGCGGGACGGCCAGCACCAGTTCGGCTACGACCTGGAGCCCGGACGGACGTGGGCCGCCGTCGCGCAGGAGCGCGGCGAGCGGTTCCGCCGGGCGATCTCCGGCACGCCCCTGGCCCACGCCGATCCCAACTCCGGCTGGGCCCCGCCGGGGCAGGAGATGCTCAGCGTCCAGCCCCAGTCGCCGGGGCTGGACCACCGCATCTGGTGGGGCTCCGGCACCGTCGCCTCGGGCGTGCGGGCGGCCCGGCAGGGCTACCACCTGCTGTCCTCCACGCTGCTGCTGCAGGACGACGGCCGGCCCTTCCACGTCCAGCAGGCGGACCAGATCGCGCAGTACCGCACCGCCTACGCGGAGTCCGGGCACACCACGGGCGGGCTGGCCGCCGTCACGCGCTCCGTCTTCCCCATCGTCTCCGCCGAGGACGACCACTACTTCGGCGGCCGGCGCGAGCGCTCCGACTCCTCCGGGCACCTGGAGGGCGGCCGGGCGCGCGGCGGCCCGACCTACTCCGGCACCCCGGACGAGGTGGCGGACCTGCTCCGGGCGGACGAGGCCGTGCAGGCCGCGGACTGGGTGCTGC
This genomic window from Citricoccus sp. SGAir0253 contains:
- a CDS encoding deoxyguanosinetriphosphate triphosphohydrolase, translated to MAEPASGAAGGTRPARPLWHRQEVLFGPEGRPPYAGRPAALPGYSAWDRERWLPEPPKNSYRSDFERDRARILHSSALRRLGAKTQVVAPDEDDFARTRLTHSLEVAQVGRELGRSLGCDPDVVDAACLSHDLGHPPFGHNGERALDALSQDIGGFEGNAQTLRLLARLETKKSFPDGTSAGLNLTRASLDAACKYPWAREDAPVRADGTRSRKFGVYADDLAVFTWFRTGIAGTRKSMEAQVMDLADDISYSVHDVEDGIVNGQFQLHWLRDPAQRAHVVECTRQWYLPETGTEEIEAALARLEATRVWVGEADGTRRSRAALKDMTSQLIGRFSTAAFDATREVFGNDPLTRHGADVVVPAETETEIATMKGIAAAYVMGSEARQPLYARQRELLTELVELLAATGDRYLDPMFAGDWREAGDDRARRRVVIDQVASLTDSTALEWHATLVRGERFPRTWF
- a CDS encoding LLM class flavin-dependent oxidoreductase; its protein translation is MTARKKIGFLNFGHWSSAPGSHTPDPAATLTQTIEMAVAAEEAGMDGAWVRSHHFQHMISAPFPLLAAMGQATSTIQLGTGVIDLRYENPLYMAEEAATADLISGGRLQLGISRGSPEAARDGQHQFGYDLEPGRTWAAVAQERGERFRRAISGTPLAHADPNSGWAPPGQEMLSVQPQSPGLDHRIWWGSGTVASGVRAARQGYHLLSSTLLLQDDGRPFHVQQADQIAQYRTAYAESGHTTGGLAAVTRSVFPIVSAEDDHYFGGRRERSDSSGHLEGGRARGGPTYSGTPDEVADLLRADEAVQAADWVLLANPNQLGVEYNAHLFAQWVALARSLGWQAPPGR
- the dusB gene encoding tRNA dihydrouridine synthase DusB encodes the protein MTAVTDASQRTPATAPAPERLNLPALHLGPLTIDVPVVLAPMAGITNNAFRRLCREYGGGLYVSEMVTARALVERRPESLRIIHHDPDETPRSVQVYSVDPVTTAQAVRMLVEEDRADHVDLNFGCPVPKVTKRGGGSALPWKSELFASIVGAAVREASRKDVPVTVKMRRGIDEDHLTYLDAGRTARDLGVAAVALHGRTMEQHYSGTADWDSIARLREALPDIPVLGNGDIWSAEDAIAMVRHTGVDGVVVGRGCQGRPWLFGDLQNAFEGSDERFRPGLAKVADTFYRHAELLVDTFGGDEDKALRDIRKHVAWYFKGYQVGGELRARLAQVPDLATLRALLDELDPTAPYPGPDAEGPRGRAGSPKRPHLPDGWLDSRELDAEQKALIAAAELDVSGG
- a CDS encoding DNA alkylation repair protein: MAELAALEDPRMRAVNERHGDDHGVNLSRLRAIAKRLRAQPGLAVELWDTGDTAARLLALLVCRPRQFDAGALDAMLRQSRAPKVQDWLVNYVVKRSPHAEELRVAWLADDDPVVTAAGWALTSERVQKTPEGLDLPGLLDVIEARMLRAPDRLQWAMNTALATIGIHHPALRARAVGIGERLGVLKDYPTPPGCTSPYAPAWIAEIVRRQEDSA